From a single Streptomyces rubradiris genomic region:
- the frc gene encoding formyl-CoA transferase, with amino-acid sequence MSAKALEGIRVLDMTHVQSGPSATQLLAWLGADVVKLEAPTGDITRRQLRDLPDADSLYFTMLNCNKRGITLNTKTERGKEILTELIRRSDVMVENFGPGAVDRMGFPWERVQEINPRIVYASIKGFGNGPYTRFKAYEVVAQAMGGSMATTGFEDGPPLATGAQIGDSGTGVHAVAGILAALFQRERTGRGQRVDVAMQHAVLNLCRVKLRDQQRLAHGPLAEYPNEDFGEEVPRSGNASGGGQPGWAVKCAPGGPNDYVYVIVQPVGWRPVTELIGRPELADDPEWATPEARLPKLNKMFQLIEEWSATLPKWEVLERLTAHDIPCGPILSTKEIIEDPSLAADGMVVRVPHPERGEFVTVGSPIKLSDSPVEVTSSPLLGQHNEEVYAGELGLGEDELRLLKSDGVI; translated from the coding sequence ATGTCCGCCAAGGCTCTTGAGGGCATTCGCGTCCTCGACATGACCCACGTCCAGTCCGGGCCGTCCGCCACCCAGCTGCTCGCCTGGCTCGGCGCGGACGTCGTCAAGCTGGAGGCGCCGACCGGTGACATCACCCGCAGGCAGCTGCGGGACCTGCCGGACGCCGACTCGCTGTACTTCACGATGCTCAACTGCAACAAGCGCGGCATCACGCTGAACACCAAGACCGAGCGCGGCAAGGAGATCCTCACCGAGCTGATCCGCCGCTCGGACGTCATGGTCGAGAACTTCGGGCCGGGCGCGGTCGACCGGATGGGCTTCCCCTGGGAGCGCGTCCAGGAGATCAACCCGCGGATCGTCTATGCCTCCATCAAGGGGTTCGGGAACGGCCCGTACACCCGGTTCAAGGCCTACGAGGTCGTCGCGCAGGCCATGGGCGGGTCGATGGCGACCACCGGTTTCGAAGACGGTCCGCCGCTGGCGACGGGGGCCCAGATCGGGGACTCGGGGACGGGGGTGCACGCCGTGGCCGGGATACTCGCGGCCCTGTTCCAGCGGGAGCGGACCGGGCGCGGGCAGCGGGTCGACGTGGCCATGCAGCACGCCGTGCTCAACCTGTGCCGGGTGAAGCTACGCGACCAGCAGCGGCTGGCTCACGGGCCGCTCGCCGAATACCCCAACGAGGACTTCGGCGAGGAGGTCCCCCGTTCGGGGAACGCCTCCGGCGGCGGCCAGCCGGGCTGGGCGGTCAAGTGCGCGCCGGGCGGCCCGAACGACTACGTGTACGTCATCGTCCAGCCCGTCGGCTGGCGGCCGGTCACCGAGCTCATCGGCCGGCCCGAACTCGCCGACGACCCCGAGTGGGCCACGCCGGAGGCCCGGCTGCCGAAGCTGAACAAGATGTTCCAGCTCATCGAGGAGTGGTCGGCCACGCTGCCCAAGTGGGAGGTGCTGGAGCGGCTGACCGCGCACGACATCCCGTGCGGCCCGATCCTGTCCACCAAGGAGATCATCGAGGACCCCTCGCTGGCCGCCGACGGCATGGTGGTCCGCGTCCCGCACCCCGAACGCGGCGAGTTCGTCACCGTCGGCAGCCCGATCAAACTCTCCGACTCCCCCGTGGAGGTGACCTCCTCGCCGCTGCTCGGCCAGCACAACGAAGAGGTCTACGCCGGTGAACTGGGCCTCGGCGAGGACGAGTTGCGCCTTCTGAAGTCGGACGGGGTGATCTGA
- a CDS encoding acetate--CoA ligase family protein, producing the protein MDEDRVARVRALLESVRAEGRTALTAPEGRVVADAYGIAVPGEELARDVDEAVAAAARLGGPVVLKIVSPDILHKTEAGGVVVGAEGADRVRAAFHEIVGNVRAYDAGARIEGVLVQELLPAGQEVIVGAVTDPAFGKVVAFGLGGVLVEVLKDVTFRLAPVSADEALSMLDSIRAAQILRGVRGRAGVDRWALAEQIRRVSQLVADFPGIGEVDLNPVIATDRGAVAADIRIILAERRPAPRRTYSREEILASMRRLMRPHSVAVIGASGEPGKIGNSVLRNLLDGGFAGDVHPVNPRADDILGRKAYKSVADVPGEVDVAVFAIPARLVAAALEEAGRKGIPNAVLIPSGFAETGEDALQAELVEIAERYGMRLLGPNIYGYYSTWQDLCATFCTPYDVKGPVALTSQSGGIGMAVLGFARTTRTGVSAIVGLGNKADLDEDDLLTWFGEDPHTECVAMHLEDLKDGRAFVAAAREVVPRKPVVVLKAGRTAAGARAAGSHTGALAGDDAVYDDILRQAGVIRAPGLEDLLEYARALPVLPTPRGDNVVIITGAGGSGVLLSDAVADNGLSLMEIPPDLDAAFRRFIPPFGAAGNPVDITGGEPPATYEATIRLGLADPRVHALVLGYWHTIVTPPMVFAELTARLVAEFRERGVEKPVVASLAGDVEVEGACRYLFERGVVAYPYTTEKPVAVLGAKYRWARAAGLLPGGS; encoded by the coding sequence CTGGACGAGGACCGGGTGGCCCGGGTGCGGGCGCTGCTGGAGTCGGTGCGGGCCGAGGGCCGTACCGCGCTGACCGCGCCCGAGGGCAGGGTGGTCGCCGACGCCTACGGGATCGCCGTACCGGGCGAGGAACTGGCCCGGGACGTGGACGAGGCGGTGGCCGCGGCGGCGCGGCTGGGCGGGCCCGTGGTGCTGAAGATCGTCTCGCCGGACATCCTGCACAAGACCGAGGCCGGCGGGGTGGTCGTGGGGGCGGAGGGCGCGGACCGGGTGCGGGCGGCGTTCCACGAGATCGTCGGCAACGTACGTGCCTACGACGCGGGGGCCCGTATCGAGGGCGTGCTGGTACAGGAGTTGCTGCCGGCGGGCCAGGAGGTCATCGTCGGCGCGGTCACCGATCCGGCCTTCGGGAAGGTGGTGGCGTTCGGGCTGGGCGGGGTGCTGGTGGAGGTGCTGAAGGACGTGACGTTCCGCCTCGCTCCCGTCTCGGCCGACGAGGCGCTGTCGATGCTCGACTCCATCCGGGCGGCCCAGATCCTGCGCGGGGTCCGCGGCCGGGCCGGGGTGGACCGGTGGGCGCTGGCCGAGCAGATCCGGCGGGTGTCGCAACTGGTCGCGGACTTCCCCGGGATCGGGGAGGTCGACCTCAATCCGGTGATCGCCACGGACCGGGGCGCGGTCGCCGCCGACATCCGGATCATCCTCGCCGAGCGGCGGCCGGCACCCCGGCGGACGTACAGCCGCGAGGAGATCCTCGCCTCGATGCGCCGGCTGATGCGCCCGCACTCGGTCGCGGTGATCGGTGCCTCCGGCGAGCCGGGGAAGATCGGCAATTCGGTGCTGCGCAACCTCCTCGACGGCGGGTTCGCCGGTGACGTCCATCCGGTCAATCCCCGGGCCGACGACATCCTGGGCCGCAAGGCGTACAAGAGCGTCGCCGACGTGCCCGGCGAGGTCGACGTGGCCGTCTTCGCCATCCCGGCCCGGTTGGTGGCGGCGGCGCTGGAGGAGGCGGGGCGCAAGGGAATCCCCAACGCGGTGCTCATCCCGTCCGGGTTCGCGGAGACCGGCGAGGACGCGCTCCAGGCGGAGCTGGTGGAGATCGCCGAGCGGTACGGCATGCGCCTGCTCGGCCCGAACATCTACGGCTACTACTCCACCTGGCAGGACCTGTGCGCCACGTTCTGCACGCCGTACGACGTCAAGGGCCCGGTGGCGCTGACCTCGCAGTCCGGTGGCATCGGCATGGCCGTCCTCGGCTTCGCGCGCACCACGAGGACGGGCGTGTCGGCGATCGTCGGCCTCGGCAACAAGGCCGACCTGGACGAGGACGACCTGCTGACCTGGTTCGGCGAGGATCCGCACACCGAGTGCGTCGCCATGCACCTGGAAGACCTCAAGGACGGGCGGGCGTTCGTGGCGGCGGCCCGCGAGGTCGTGCCGAGGAAGCCGGTGGTGGTGCTGAAGGCGGGCCGTACGGCGGCGGGCGCGCGGGCGGCCGGCTCGCACACCGGGGCGCTCGCGGGCGACGACGCGGTCTACGACGACATCCTCCGGCAGGCCGGGGTGATCCGGGCGCCGGGCCTGGAGGACCTGCTGGAGTACGCGCGCGCGTTGCCGGTCCTGCCCACCCCGCGAGGCGACAACGTCGTCATCATCACCGGCGCGGGCGGCAGCGGGGTGCTGCTGTCGGACGCGGTGGCGGACAACGGGCTGTCGCTGATGGAGATCCCGCCCGACCTGGACGCGGCCTTCCGCCGGTTCATCCCGCCGTTCGGCGCGGCCGGCAACCCGGTCGACATCACCGGGGGCGAGCCGCCGGCGACGTACGAGGCGACGATCCGGCTGGGACTGGCGGACCCGCGTGTGCACGCGCTGGTGCTGGGCTACTGGCACACCATCGTCACCCCGCCGATGGTGTTCGCGGAGCTGACCGCCCGGCTGGTGGCCGAGTTCCGCGAACGGGGCGTGGAGAAGCCGGTGGTGGCCTCCCTCGCCGGTGACGTGGAGGTCGAGGGGGCCTGCCGGTACCTGTTCGAGCGGGGGGTCGTGGCGTATCCGTACACGACCGAGAAGCCGGTGGCCGTGCTCGGCGCCAAGTACCGCTGGGCGCGGGCGGCCGGCCTGCTGCCCGGCGGTTCATGA
- a CDS encoding OFA family MFS transporter: MTSDRMKTRQTPAEPDRPHHAYREVTDARGRVYRVGETDRDILGHSRKLMVYLPWVSMMAISVSEYAYGSAEDTLSAAHGWTQSDTFWILSVWIFFQAGIAFPAGWLRERGLLTARRAMYIGAVMCLLGFLALAHLRDVLPAIVGFGVVGGVGSGLIYATCINMVGKWFPERRGAKTGFVNGGFAYGSLPFIFIFNYAFDTGDYDRVLDLIGCYVLLVVAVCAFFFQDPPKNWWPADVAPPLGPASGTSAKSLAKNPPAVRQFTPKEAVRTGMLPLMWVMVVMTAGVSIFGISFQVDFAKEVGFGPLVAASSMGVMAVINGIGRAVVGWLSDLWGRRTTLVFVIVVLGLAQFGVIWAGEVKNQWLFLFFAFLSGFGGGAFYPLFAALTPDYFGENYNATNYGLVYSGKLISGLFGGGLGSMVVGAWGYDGAYALAGGVSMVAAALALLLRQPGRGGTDRMPAPAPRPAT; encoded by the coding sequence ATGACGTCAGATCGCATGAAGACACGGCAGACCCCGGCCGAACCGGACCGGCCGCACCACGCCTACCGCGAGGTGACCGACGCCCGCGGCCGGGTCTACCGCGTCGGCGAGACGGACCGGGACATCCTCGGTCACTCCCGCAAGCTCATGGTGTATCTCCCGTGGGTCTCCATGATGGCCATCAGTGTCTCGGAGTACGCCTACGGCTCCGCGGAGGACACCCTGTCCGCGGCCCACGGCTGGACCCAGAGCGACACGTTCTGGATCCTGAGCGTCTGGATCTTCTTCCAGGCGGGCATCGCGTTCCCGGCGGGCTGGCTGCGCGAGCGGGGCCTGCTCACGGCGCGCCGGGCGATGTACATCGGCGCCGTGATGTGTCTGCTCGGCTTCCTGGCCCTGGCCCATCTGCGCGACGTCTTACCGGCGATCGTGGGTTTCGGTGTCGTGGGCGGGGTCGGTTCCGGGCTGATCTACGCGACGTGCATCAACATGGTCGGCAAGTGGTTCCCGGAGCGGCGCGGGGCGAAGACCGGCTTCGTCAACGGGGGCTTCGCCTACGGCTCGCTGCCCTTCATCTTCATCTTCAACTACGCGTTCGACACCGGGGATTACGACCGGGTGCTCGACCTGATCGGCTGCTACGTGCTGCTGGTGGTCGCCGTCTGCGCGTTCTTCTTCCAGGACCCGCCGAAGAACTGGTGGCCCGCCGACGTGGCCCCGCCGCTGGGCCCGGCGAGCGGCACGAGTGCCAAGAGCCTGGCGAAGAACCCGCCGGCGGTACGCCAGTTCACGCCCAAAGAGGCCGTGCGGACCGGGATGCTGCCGCTGATGTGGGTCATGGTCGTGATGACGGCCGGGGTCTCGATCTTCGGGATCTCCTTCCAGGTCGACTTCGCCAAGGAGGTCGGTTTCGGTCCCCTGGTCGCGGCCTCCTCGATGGGTGTCATGGCCGTCATCAACGGCATCGGCCGCGCGGTGGTGGGCTGGCTGTCGGACCTGTGGGGCCGCAGGACGACGCTGGTGTTCGTCATCGTCGTGCTGGGGCTCGCCCAGTTCGGTGTCATCTGGGCCGGCGAGGTGAAGAACCAGTGGCTGTTCCTGTTCTTCGCCTTCCTCTCCGGCTTCGGCGGCGGCGCGTTCTACCCCTTGTTCGCGGCGCTGACCCCGGACTACTTCGGCGAGAACTACAACGCCACCAACTACGGTCTGGTGTACAGCGGCAAGCTGATCAGCGGGCTGTTCGGCGGCGGCCTCGGCTCCATGGTGGTCGGCGCCTGGGGCTACGACGGCGCCTACGCGCTGGCCGGCGGTGTCTCGATGGTGGCGGCGGCGCTGGCCCTGCTGCTGCGGCAGCCGGGCCGGGGCGGCACGGACCGGATGCCGGCCCCGGCGCCCCGTCCGGCCACCTGA
- a CDS encoding GntR family transcriptional regulator, whose amino-acid sequence MSSTGLPHGTVPRLERPGPLRERVYEALLELITTRALRPGQHLVESELAGHLGVSRQPVREALQRLNTEGWVDLRPAQGAFVHEPTEEEADQLLTVRTLLEAEAARLAAAHADSAGVAALKELCAEGEQAVAAEDVDRAVALNAAFHGKVMELAGNTVLAGLAAQVDRRVRWYYTPVARQRGSQSWVEHRELIAAIDARDEQRATRLMREHTEHTRRSYHERETA is encoded by the coding sequence ATGTCGTCGACCGGACTGCCGCACGGGACGGTGCCCAGGCTGGAGCGGCCGGGCCCGCTGCGCGAGCGCGTGTACGAGGCGCTGCTGGAACTCATCACCACCCGCGCCCTGCGCCCCGGACAGCACCTGGTGGAGAGCGAACTCGCCGGGCACCTCGGTGTCTCCCGGCAGCCCGTGCGCGAGGCGCTGCAGCGGCTGAACACCGAGGGGTGGGTCGATCTGCGGCCCGCCCAGGGCGCGTTCGTGCACGAGCCGACCGAGGAGGAGGCCGACCAGCTGCTCACGGTCCGCACCCTGCTGGAGGCGGAGGCCGCCCGGCTGGCCGCCGCGCACGCGGACAGCGCCGGTGTCGCCGCCTTGAAGGAGCTGTGCGCCGAGGGTGAGCAGGCCGTGGCGGCCGAGGACGTGGACCGCGCGGTCGCCCTCAACGCGGCCTTCCACGGCAAGGTGATGGAGCTGGCCGGCAACACGGTCCTCGCCGGGCTCGCCGCCCAGGTGGACCGGCGGGTCCGCTGGTACTACACCCCGGTGGCCCGGCAGCGCGGCAGCCAGTCGTGGGTCGAGCACCGGGAACTGATCGCCGCCATCGACGCCCGGGACGAGCAGCGCGCCACCCGGCTGATGCGCGAACACACCGAGCACACCCGGCGGTCGTACCACGAGCGCGAGACCGCCTGA
- a CDS encoding beta-ketoacyl-ACP synthase III, whose amino-acid sequence MNGSRIVAIGHYQPARVLTNDDLAGMVDTSDEWIRSRVGIRTRRIAGPDEPVDELAAHAAAKALAAAGLTPGDIDLVLVATSTAIDRSPNTAARVAARLGIPGPAALDVNVVCAGFTHALATADHTLRAGAATRALVIGADKMSDVTDWTDRSTCVLVGDGAGAAVVTACPPGAEPGIGPVLWGSVPEMGHAVRIEGTPPRFAQEGQSVYRWATTRLPAIARQACEKAGVAPGDLAGVVLHQANLRIIEPLARKLGAVNAVIARDVTESGNTSAASIPLAFSKLLEQGALNSGDPVLLFGFGGNLSYAGQVVRCP is encoded by the coding sequence ATGAACGGCTCGCGCATCGTCGCCATCGGCCACTACCAGCCCGCCCGGGTGCTCACCAACGACGACCTGGCGGGCATGGTCGACACCAGCGACGAGTGGATCCGCAGCCGGGTGGGCATCCGGACCCGGCGCATCGCCGGCCCCGACGAGCCCGTGGACGAGCTGGCCGCGCACGCCGCCGCCAAGGCCCTCGCCGCGGCCGGGCTGACCCCGGGCGACATCGACCTGGTCCTCGTCGCCACCTCCACCGCCATCGACCGCTCCCCGAACACCGCCGCCCGGGTCGCGGCCCGGCTCGGCATCCCCGGGCCCGCCGCGCTCGACGTCAACGTGGTCTGCGCCGGGTTCACCCACGCCCTCGCCACCGCCGACCACACCCTGCGGGCCGGCGCCGCCACCCGCGCCCTGGTCATCGGCGCCGACAAGATGTCCGACGTCACCGACTGGACCGACCGCAGCACCTGCGTCCTGGTCGGCGACGGGGCCGGCGCCGCCGTCGTGACCGCCTGCCCGCCGGGCGCCGAACCCGGCATCGGGCCGGTGCTGTGGGGCTCGGTGCCCGAGATGGGGCACGCCGTACGGATCGAGGGCACCCCGCCCCGGTTCGCGCAGGAGGGCCAGAGCGTCTACCGCTGGGCCACCACCCGCCTGCCGGCCATCGCCCGCCAGGCCTGCGAGAAGGCCGGGGTGGCACCCGGGGACCTGGCCGGCGTCGTCCTGCACCAGGCCAATCTGCGGATCATCGAACCGCTGGCCCGGAAACTCGGCGCCGTCAACGCGGTGATCGCCCGCGATGTCACCGAGTCCGGCAACACCTCGGCCGCCAGCATCCCGCTCGCCTTCTCCAAGCTGCTCGAACAGGGCGCCCTGAACAGCGGCGACCCGGTGCTGCTGTTCGGCTTCGGCGGCAACCTCTCCTACGCCGGGCAGGTCGTGCGCTGCCCCTGA
- the fdhD gene encoding formate dehydrogenase accessory sulfurtransferase FdhD: protein MGRVTERRKVLRIRDGAVSTRPDTLVAEEPLEIRLNGKPLAITMRTPGDDFALAAGFLVSEGVLATAADLRNIVYCAGATADGSNTYNVVDVHTAPGVALPDFTLERNVYTTSSCGLCGKASLDAVRTTARWTIADTPPLRVTPELLAGLPDRLRAAQRVFDRTGGLHAAALFDEDGELLDTREDVGRHNAVDKLVGRALQSGALPLSRTILMVSGRASFELAQKAVMAGIPVLAAVSAPSSLAVDLAAETGLTLVGFLRGASMNVYAGEHRIALPEPAARG, encoded by the coding sequence ATGGGACGAGTCACGGAACGACGCAAGGTCCTGCGCATCCGGGACGGGGCGGTCTCCACCCGCCCGGACACCCTCGTCGCGGAGGAGCCCCTGGAGATCCGGCTGAACGGCAAGCCGCTGGCGATCACCATGCGGACCCCGGGCGACGACTTCGCGCTGGCGGCCGGCTTCCTGGTGAGCGAGGGCGTCCTGGCCACGGCGGCGGACCTGCGGAACATCGTCTACTGCGCGGGCGCCACGGCGGACGGCTCCAACACCTACAACGTGGTCGACGTGCACACCGCCCCCGGTGTCGCCCTCCCGGACTTCACCCTGGAGCGCAACGTCTACACCACCTCCTCGTGCGGTCTGTGCGGCAAGGCCAGCCTGGACGCCGTGCGCACCACCGCGCGCTGGACCATCGCCGACACTCCCCCGCTCCGGGTCACCCCCGAGCTGCTGGCGGGCCTCCCCGACCGGCTGCGGGCGGCCCAGCGGGTGTTCGACCGGACCGGGGGGCTGCACGCGGCGGCCCTGTTCGACGAGGACGGGGAGCTGCTGGACACCCGGGAGGACGTGGGCCGGCACAACGCGGTCGACAAGCTCGTGGGACGGGCGCTGCAGAGCGGCGCGCTGCCGCTGTCGCGGACGATCCTCATGGTCTCCGGCCGGGCCTCCTTCGAGCTGGCGCAGAAGGCGGTCATGGCGGGCATCCCGGTGCTCGCGGCCGTCTCGGCGCCGTCCTCGCTCGCGGTGGACCTGGCCGCGGAGACCGGTCTGACCCTGGTGGGCTTCCTGCGTGGCGCCTCGATGAACGTGTACGCGGGCGAGCACCGCATCGCCCTGCCGGAACCGGCCGCCCGCGGCTGA
- a CDS encoding MarR family winged helix-turn-helix transcriptional regulator, which yields MAEAPLPAIRSLPSWLLGRAAARGRALVADALAAEGLRMWHHVVLSAVRDLAPVAQADLGRSVSLDPKDVVGILNDLQSAGLVERAPDPRDRRKNSVTLTDDGARLLARCEKAAREANDELLAPLSAAERERFMDLLARVSGVSGVPGGSGDSTADG from the coding sequence ATGGCCGAAGCACCCCTGCCCGCGATCCGTTCCCTGCCGAGCTGGCTGCTGGGCCGGGCCGCCGCCCGGGGCCGCGCCCTGGTCGCCGACGCCCTGGCGGCCGAGGGGCTGAGGATGTGGCACCACGTGGTGCTCTCCGCCGTCCGCGACCTCGCCCCGGTCGCCCAGGCCGACCTCGGCCGAAGTGTGAGCCTGGACCCCAAGGACGTGGTCGGCATCCTGAACGACCTCCAGTCCGCGGGCCTGGTCGAGCGCGCCCCCGACCCGCGCGACCGGCGCAAGAACTCCGTCACCCTCACCGACGACGGCGCCCGGCTCCTCGCCCGCTGCGAGAAGGCCGCGCGCGAGGCCAACGACGAGCTGCTCGCCCCGCTGTCGGCCGCCGAACGGGAACGGTTCATGGACCTGCTGGCCCGCGTCTCCGGGGTTTCCGGCGTCCCGGGCGGCTCCGGGGACTCCACCGCGGACGGCTGA
- a CDS encoding quinone oxidoreductase family protein codes for MRRVRYESAGGPLFLEEAPVPEPGPGELLVRCAAVGLTLPVVRKVAEAAEPVPLGGEVAGEVVAAGPGVSRFRTGDRVTGLCFGHGYADFVVVHEAMASPVPDDAGFVTAIALVRSGLVAYGALQAARFAPGESVLVTAAASGVGHLAVQLARARGAGRVVGAVSGAEKADFVRSLGADDCVRYDDDGWGEPVDCVLDAVGGELLTPALAALAPHGRLVAYSSGGGTIQAYDLLVGAKSVTGFQMALIARERPELYERWRRELWRLHAEGVLKPAVHGEFALQDAEAAHRVITSRANLGKVVLRP; via the coding sequence ATGCGTCGCGTCCGCTACGAGTCCGCCGGCGGCCCCCTGTTCCTGGAGGAGGCGCCCGTCCCGGAGCCCGGCCCCGGCGAGCTGCTGGTGCGCTGCGCCGCCGTCGGCCTCACCCTGCCGGTGGTCCGCAAGGTGGCCGAGGCCGCCGAGCCGGTGCCGCTGGGCGGGGAGGTCGCGGGCGAGGTGGTGGCGGCCGGCCCCGGCGTGTCCCGCTTCCGGACCGGCGACCGGGTGACCGGGCTGTGCTTCGGGCACGGCTACGCCGACTTCGTGGTGGTGCACGAGGCCATGGCCTCACCGGTGCCGGACGACGCCGGCTTCGTCACCGCGATCGCGCTGGTGCGCAGCGGCCTGGTGGCCTACGGCGCGCTTCAGGCGGCACGGTTCGCGCCGGGCGAGTCGGTCCTCGTCACGGCGGCGGCGAGCGGTGTCGGGCACTTGGCGGTGCAGCTCGCCCGGGCGCGGGGCGCGGGCCGGGTGGTGGGGGCCGTCTCCGGCGCGGAGAAGGCGGACTTCGTGCGCTCTCTCGGCGCGGACGACTGTGTGCGGTACGACGACGACGGCTGGGGCGAGCCGGTCGACTGCGTCCTGGACGCCGTCGGCGGCGAGTTGCTCACCCCGGCCCTGGCCGCGCTCGCCCCGCACGGCCGCCTGGTCGCCTACAGCTCGGGCGGCGGCACCATCCAGGCGTACGACCTGCTGGTGGGCGCCAAGTCGGTGACCGGCTTCCAGATGGCGCTGATCGCCCGCGAGCGGCCGGAGCTGTACGAGCGGTGGCGCCGGGAGCTGTGGCGGCTGCATGCCGAGGGAGTCCTGAAGCCCGCCGTGCACGGGGAGTTCGCGCTCCAGGACGCGGAGGCGGCGCACCGGGTGATCACCAGCCGGGCCAACCTCGGCAAAGTCGTCCTGCGCCCGTGA
- a CDS encoding sialidase family protein codes for MPPSLRTRLRPVLALAAAGLLLPAAPAHAEPSATGPEFEQQVLFKASQDPGYACFRIPAVVRTTDGTLLAFAEGRVLNCGDAADIDIVLKRSTDGGRTWGPLQVVNEGAGDTHGNPAPVVDRDTGRIWLAETYNTGRTDGANCRVPCDRTPHLQYSDDDGATWSAPRDLSPEILPADWNSWYATGPVHGIQLTHGRHAGRLVFGVNTETWDGTRITANHAALIVSDDHGGHWRIGATDTWPIAADGTFRQKPSELTLAERADGSVLVSGREQDGTDLGHRTQAVSRDGGTAFTGPFRALPDLYAPQVQGSMLRLGDRLLLACPGDPDRRRTMMIRSSYDGGRTWDGADRGTVVTTDWSGYSDLVRIGPTAVGLLYEGGAVDARDEIRFARFTEDWLAPRRGPDPVTPDLARHARPAAVLGGPEPADGVSGGALEFDGTDDAVRLPFRAGLPLGTKDFTVSLWFRYSAAAGEQPLLWMGGIGTGQPQVWLRGEPANDRVQALITVRNGAGAPQSASVRTPDAHNDGRWHHAVLRRGGGLLSLSVDGAAVSTADRPGSVSRNSAFGVHLGQRMDGRAFLTGALDEVRVWDRALDDAELADPEVLRSAQDTALWLPLDRVRG; via the coding sequence GTGCCGCCGAGTCTCCGCACCCGCCTCAGACCCGTACTCGCCCTCGCCGCGGCCGGGTTGCTCCTGCCCGCCGCGCCGGCCCACGCCGAACCCTCCGCCACAGGACCGGAGTTCGAACAGCAGGTGCTGTTCAAGGCGTCCCAGGACCCCGGTTACGCCTGCTTCCGCATCCCGGCGGTGGTGCGCACGACCGACGGCACCCTGCTGGCGTTCGCCGAGGGCCGGGTCCTCAACTGCGGCGACGCCGCCGACATCGACATCGTGCTCAAGCGCTCCACCGACGGCGGGCGCACCTGGGGGCCGCTCCAGGTCGTCAACGAGGGCGCCGGCGACACCCACGGCAACCCGGCGCCGGTCGTGGACCGCGACACCGGCCGGATCTGGCTCGCGGAGACGTACAACACCGGCCGTACCGACGGCGCCAACTGCCGCGTCCCCTGCGACCGCACCCCGCACCTCCAGTACAGCGACGACGACGGCGCGACCTGGTCCGCGCCGCGCGACCTGAGCCCCGAGATCCTGCCCGCCGACTGGAACTCCTGGTACGCCACCGGGCCCGTGCACGGCATCCAGCTGACCCACGGCCGCCATGCGGGGCGCCTGGTCTTCGGCGTCAACACCGAGACCTGGGACGGCACCAGGATCACCGCCAACCACGCGGCGCTGATCGTCAGCGACGACCACGGCGGCCACTGGCGGATCGGCGCCACCGACACCTGGCCCATCGCCGCCGACGGAACCTTCCGGCAGAAACCCTCCGAACTCACCCTCGCCGAGCGCGCCGACGGCTCGGTCCTGGTCAGCGGGCGGGAGCAGGACGGCACGGATCTGGGCCACCGCACCCAGGCCGTCAGCCGGGACGGCGGCACCGCCTTCACCGGGCCCTTCCGCGCCCTGCCGGACCTGTACGCCCCGCAGGTGCAGGGCTCGATGCTGCGGCTCGGCGACCGCCTGCTGCTCGCCTGCCCCGGCGACCCCGACCGGCGCCGCACCATGATGATCCGCTCCTCCTACGACGGCGGGCGGACCTGGGACGGCGCGGACCGGGGCACGGTCGTCACCACGGACTGGTCCGGCTACTCGGACCTGGTGCGCATCGGCCCCACCGCGGTCGGCCTGCTGTACGAGGGCGGGGCGGTGGACGCCCGGGACGAGATCCGCTTCGCCCGCTTCACCGAGGACTGGCTCGCCCCGCGCCGCGGCCCCGACCCGGTCACCCCCGACCTCGCCCGGCACGCCCGCCCGGCGGCGGTGCTCGGCGGCCCGGAACCGGCCGACGGCGTGTCGGGCGGGGCGCTTGAGTTCGACGGCACGGACGACGCGGTCCGGCTGCCCTTCCGCGCCGGGCTCCCCCTCGGCACGAAGGACTTCACGGTGTCGCTGTGGTTCCGGTACTCGGCGGCGGCCGGCGAGCAGCCGCTGCTGTGGATGGGCGGGATCGGCACCGGCCAGCCGCAGGTGTGGCTGCGCGGGGAACCCGCGAACGACAGGGTGCAGGCGCTGATCACCGTGCGGAACGGGGCCGGGGCGCCGCAGTCCGCGTCCGTGCGTACCCCGGACGCCCACAACGACGGCCGGTGGCACCACGCCGTGCTCCGCCGGGGCGGCGGGCTGCTGTCGCTGTCCGTCGACGGCGCGGCCGTCTCCACGGCGGACCGGCCGGGCTCGGTCAGCCGCAACTCGGCCTTCGGCGTGCACCTGGGTCAGCGCATGGACGGCCGCGCCTTCCTCACCGGCGCGCTGGACGAGGTGCGGGTGTGGGACCGGGCGCTGGACGACGCGGAACTGGCGGACCCCGAGGTGCTGCGGTCAGCGCAGGACACGGCTCTCTGGCTGCCCCTGGACCGGGTCCGCGGCTGA